The Bacteroidota bacterium genome includes the window AAATTAATTGATCTGATCAATGATTTTTACAATAATATAATAACTCATTCCGCACAGGAGATGATGAGCGATGTTATCAAAGCATTGAAAGATTATACTTTGTATCATTTTACAGCGGAAGAAAATTATATGAGACAATATGGATATACGGGATTCCCTGGTCATAAGAAAGAGCATGATTATTTTGTCGGTAAGGT containing:
- a CDS encoding bacteriohemerythrin — protein: MTTIIWTEALSVKIASIDEQHKKLIDLINDFYNNIITHSAQEMMSDVIKALKDYTLYHFTAEENYMRQYGYTGFPGHKKEHDYFVGKV